In Aeromicrobium wangtongii, the DNA window CACCCCTCCCCCAAACGCTGACGCGTGGGTTCCGCACGCCGACGCGTGGGTTCCGCACGCCGACGCGTGGGTTCCGCACGCCGACGCGTGGCTTCCGTCCGCTGACACGTGGGTTCCGTCCGCTGACGCGTGGGTTACGTCCGCTGACGCGTGGGTTACGTCCGCTGACGCGTGGGTTCCGTCCACCCTGGGCGGCGCGCAACCCACGCCTCACCGTGCGGAAGCCACGCGTCATCGTGCGCAACCCACGCGTCAGCGTTGGGGTGGGGTGGGGTGGGTCAGAGCTTTTCGACGGGGGCGTAGCGCAGGAGCAGCCGCTTGACGCCCTGCGAGCCGAAGTCGACCGACGCCACCGACTTCTCGGCCTGACCCTCGACCGCGATGACGGTACCGAGGCCGAAGCTGTCGTGGCTGACCCGGTCGCCGGGCGACAGCGAGACGATCGCGCGGTCGGCCTTCTTCGAACGGGCCGCGACATTGGACGTCCGGAAGGACGACTGCGCGGTGGCCGACGGCTGGCTCGGGGTCCACTGCGTCGGCGGCGAGGCCAGACGACGCCAGTCGACCAGCGCCTCGGGCAGCTCGTCGAGGAATCGTGATGCCGGGTTGTACGACGGCGCACCCCAGGCCGCCCGCGTCGTGGCGCGCGTGACGTACAGCCGCGACTCGGCGCGGGTGATGCCGACGTAGGCGAGGCGTCGCTCCTCCTCCAGCTCCTTGACGTCGGCCAGCGAGCGCATGTGCGGGAACACCCCGTCCTCCATGCCGGTCAGGAACACGACCGGGAACTCCAGGCCCTTGGCGGTGTGCAGGGTCATCAGCGTGACGACGCCGTCGCCCTCGTCGGGGATCTGGTCGGCATCGGCCACGAGGGCGACCTGCTCGAGGAAGGCCGCGAGCGACCCCTCCCCCAGCGTCGGCTCGTCGGAGATCGCCTCGACGGCCTCGGATGGCTCCTCGGCCGGCACGTCCTCGGCCTCGTCCGACTCGTCGACCGTGCTGGCGCCGACGACGAACTCACGCGCGACGGCGACGAGCTCGGCCAGGTTCTCGACCCTGGTCTCGTCCTGCGGATCGGTGCTCTGCTCGAGCGTGGACAGGTAGCCGCTGCGCGTCAGCGCCGCCTCGAGCACCGCATCGGCGGGGGCCCCCGACTCGGCCATGTCCATCAGCTCGGACATGAACGCGGTGAAGGCCTGGATCGCGTTCAGCGAACGGGTCGCCAGGTCGGGCGCCTCGTCGGCGCGGGTCAGCGCCTCCCAGAAGCTGATGTCGTGCATCGTCGCGAGCCGCTGGATGGATGCCTCGGCCCGGTCCCCGATGCCGCGCTTGGGCTCGTTGATGATGCGCCGCAGGGAGACGGTGTCACGAGGGTTGACCAGCACCCGGACGTACGCGAGCGCATCCTTGATCTCCTTGCGCTCGTAGAACCGGACGCCGCCGACCACCCGGTAGGGCAGGCCGACGCGGATGAAGACTTCTTCGAACACCCGGCTCTGGGCATTGGTGCGGTAGAAGATCGCGACGTCCTTGGCGGCCACCTCGCCGGAGTCGACGAGCTTGTCGATCTCGTCGGCGATGAACTGCGCCTCGTCGCGCTCGTCGTCACCGACGTAGCCGACGATCTTCTCCCCGTCGCCCTGCGCGGACCACAGCTGCTTGTCCCTGCGGCCCTCGTTGCGGCTGATGACCGCGTTGGCGGCCGTCAGGATGGTCTGGGTGGAGCGGTAGTTCTGCTCCAGCAGGATCGTCGCAGCGTTCGGGAAGTCGTCCTCGAACTCGAGGATGTTGCGGATGTTGGCGCCGCGGAAGGCATAGATCGACTGATCGGAGTCGCCCACGACCAGCAGGTCGGAGTCGGCGTCGGTCAGCTCGCGGATCAACTGGTACTGGGCATGGTTGGTGTCCTGGTACTCGTCGACCAGGATGTGCCGGAAGCGGCGGCGGTACGTCTCGCGCACATCGGGCCAGGCCTGGAACAGGTGGACCGTGTTCATGATCAGGTCGTCGAAGTCCATCGCATTGGCCGACTGCAGCCGTGCCTGATACGTCTTGTACGCCTCGGCGTAGATCTCCTCTGTCGGATTGGTCGCCTTGCCGGCGGCCGCCTCGTGATCGACCAGCTCGTTCTTGAGGTTGGAGATCCAGTTGAGGACCGCCCGCGGGTTGACCTTCTTGGGGTCCAGCTCCATGTCGCGACAGATCAGCGTCATCAGGCGGCGTTGATCGGCCGAGTCGTAGATCGTGAACGAGGACGTGAACCCGAATCGGGTCGCCTCGCGGCGCAGGATGCGCACGCACGCGGAGTGGAAGGTCGAGACCCACATCATCCGCGCCCGGGGACCGACCAGGTCGGCGACGCGCTCGCGCATCTCGGCGGCGGCCTTGTTGGTGAAGGTGATCGCCAGGATCGAGCCGGGGTGGGCGCCGCGCGCGGCGATGAGCCAGGCGACGCGCCGGGTCAGCACCCGGGTCTTGCCCGAGCCCGCGCCGGCCACCACGAGCAGCGGACCGCCCGGGTGGGACACCGCAGCCCGCTGTGCGTCGTTGAGCCCTTCCAGCAGGGTCTCCGAGCGTGGACGCCGGTGGTCGGCGGATCCTGGCGTGGCGGCAGGTGGACGTCCCATGGACGGGACAGGGAACGGCAGCGTCATCGTGCTGTCCAGCCTAGTTGCCGCACCCGACACGGGCCGAATCGGAGGGCCCGCGCGTACACTCCCCTGCCATGGATCCTGCCGTCACCATCCGGCCTGCGCACGAGGCCGATCTGGATGCGCTGACCGATGTGTGGGAGCGGGCCGCCCGGTCGTCCCACGGTTTCATGGAACCAG includes these proteins:
- the pcrA gene encoding DNA helicase PcrA, which translates into the protein MTLPFPVPSMGRPPAATPGSADHRRPRSETLLEGLNDAQRAAVSHPGGPLLVVAGAGSGKTRVLTRRVAWLIAARGAHPGSILAITFTNKAAAEMRERVADLVGPRARMMWVSTFHSACVRILRREATRFGFTSSFTIYDSADQRRLMTLICRDMELDPKKVNPRAVLNWISNLKNELVDHEAAAGKATNPTEEIYAEAYKTYQARLQSANAMDFDDLIMNTVHLFQAWPDVRETYRRRFRHILVDEYQDTNHAQYQLIRELTDADSDLLVVGDSDQSIYAFRGANIRNILEFEDDFPNAATILLEQNYRSTQTILTAANAVISRNEGRRDKQLWSAQGDGEKIVGYVGDDERDEAQFIADEIDKLVDSGEVAAKDVAIFYRTNAQSRVFEEVFIRVGLPYRVVGGVRFYERKEIKDALAYVRVLVNPRDTVSLRRIINEPKRGIGDRAEASIQRLATMHDISFWEALTRADEAPDLATRSLNAIQAFTAFMSELMDMAESGAPADAVLEAALTRSGYLSTLEQSTDPQDETRVENLAELVAVAREFVVGASTVDESDEAEDVPAEEPSEAVEAISDEPTLGEGSLAAFLEQVALVADADQIPDEGDGVVTLMTLHTAKGLEFPVVFLTGMEDGVFPHMRSLADVKELEEERRLAYVGITRAESRLYVTRATTRAAWGAPSYNPASRFLDELPEALVDWRRLASPPTQWTPSQPSATAQSSFRTSNVAARSKKADRAIVSLSPGDRVSHDSFGLGTVIAVEGQAEKSVASVDFGSQGVKRLLLRYAPVEKL